The Ananas comosus cultivar F153 linkage group 2, ASM154086v1, whole genome shotgun sequence genome contains a region encoding:
- the LOC109706510 gene encoding 14-3-3-like protein encodes MSAVEPSREENVYMAKLAEQAERYEEMVEFMEKVAKTVDVEELTVEERNLLSVAYKNVIGARRASWRIISSIEQKEESRGNENHVSLIKDYRSRVEAELTKICGGILALLDSHLVPASSTAESKVFYLKMKGDYHRYLAEFKTGAERKEAAENTMSAYKAAQDIALAELAPTHPIRLGLALNFSVFYYEILNSPDRACTLAKQAFDEAISELDSLGEESYKDSTLIMQLLRDNLTLWTSDITEDAADDIKEAPKREPGEGQ; translated from the exons ATGTCGGCTGTCGAACCATCACGCGAGGAGAACGTGTACATGGCCAAGCTGGCCGAGCAGGCCGAGCGGTACGAGGAGATGGTAGAGTTCATGGAGAAGGTGGCGAAGACAGTGGACGTGGAGGAGCTCACTGTGGAGGAGCGAAACCTTCTTTCTGTGGCCTACAAGAATGTGATCGGGGCCCGCCGCGCCTCGTGGCGCATCATCTCCTCCATCGAGCAGAAGGAGGAGAGCCGCGGGAATGAGAACCATGTTTCTCTGATCAAGGATTACCGCAGCAGGGTTGAGGCCGAGCTCACCAAGATCTGTGGCGGCATCTTGGCGCTGCTCGACTCCCACCTTGTGCCTGCATCCAGTACCGCCGAATCCAAGGTTTTCTACCTCAAGATGAAAGGCGATTACCACAG GTACCTTGCGGAGTTTAAGACTGGAGCTGAGAGGAAGGAAGCTGCTGAAAACACAATGTCGGCATACAAGGCTGCGCAG GACATTGCTCTGGCTGAACTGGCCCCAACTCACCCCATCAGGCTGGGACTGGCACTTAATTTCTCAGTATTTTATTATGAGATTCTGAATTCGCCAGATCGCGCTTGTACCCTTGCAAAACAG GCTTTCGATGAGGCTATCTCAGAGTTGGATTCCTTGGGCGAGGAATCATACAAGGATAGCACGTTGATTATGCAACTTCTGCGTGATAATTTGACCCTATGGACCTCTGATATTACG GAGGATGCCGCGGATGACATCAAAGAAGCCCCGAAGCGTGAGCCAGGAGAGGGACAGTGA
- the LOC109727113 gene encoding sprT-like domain-containing protein Spartan, whose protein sequence is MSLSGSTSRARRGRKRATGTIDMNEEAEAEAEVEVEEEGAVVVVEPSPDIHKLFCFYNKLYFDDALGACIVRWSSPRMTSCAGTCRFLRGGGCEIHLSEPLLKKRSTTDLKKTLLHEMIHAFLFITQNKKDRREHGSMFQDLMNTINSSSQADHQRPSGGYNITVYHDFHEEADSYRLHHWRCESCGDLIKRAINRKPSATDCIKKAGHGNVCGNSSCHWHSHQMSCGGTYAKIAEPPGYKDKTKASKGVQKTLDIKPEKPNVAILNNQGSHKSGVQKNLEIRLEKPNVAIPSNQVSHKSGVQKNLEIKPEKPNVVIPSNQGSHKSGVQKDLEIKPGKPSVVILSNQGSHKSEGMTDNCDTRMPHVITHFFHTTCDKKRTMHSSSLEFEKPKIVESKIKETFVVPGKQKNANSLESKKRKCNNTIRQQFGKGKKEFMVASAWLGYYADEESDEDIEPLINKRTERRKRQKILKKTMAATRENIAFATLPLDPSRSQKGSAKDFSLVPHENCDGGAQIVNVENVSAIDSDEILDAEPLDHSAPLPLPGLPYASPSKSPAQDIVIYISDDSD, encoded by the exons ATGTCGCTCTCGGGGTCGACGTCGAGAGCGAGGAGGGGACGAAAGAGGGCGACGGGGACGATCGACATGaacgaggaggcggaggcggaggcggaggtggaggtggaggaggagggggcggtggtggtggtggagccGAGCCCCGATATTCACAAGCTCTTCTGCTTCTACAACAAGCTCTACTTCGACGACGCCCTCGGCGCCTGCATCGTGCGCTGGAGCTCCCCTCGCATGACCAG CTGTGCCGGAACATGCCGTTTTTTGCGAGGGGGTGGTTGTGAAATACATCTCTCTGAGCCTTTACTGAAAAAACGATCGACAACTGATCTGAAGAAGACCTTATTGCATGAGATGATCCACGCATTCTTGTTCATTACGCAAAACAAAAAGGATCGCCG CGAGCACGGCTCAATGTTCCAGGATCTCATGAATACTATCAACTCCAGCTCACAAGCTGATCACCAG AGACCATCCGGCGGGTACAATATCACAGTCTACCATGACTTTCATGAGGAAGCTGATAGCTATAGACTTCATCACTGGAGG TGTGAGTCATGCGGTGATTTAATTAAGAGAGCAATCAACAGAAAACCATCGGCCACTGACTGCATTAAGAAAGCAGGCCATGGTAATGTTTGTGGCAACTCATCTTGCCATTGGCACAG CCACCAGATGTCATGTGGTGGTACCTATGCAAAGATAGCAGAGCCGCCTGGGTACAAGGAcaaaacaaaagcttcaaaag GTGTGCAAAAGACTCTTGACATCAAGCCCGAAAAGCCCAATGTAGCTATACTGAATAATCAAGGATCACATAAATCAGGTGTGCAAAAGAATCTTGAGATCAGGCTGGAAAAGCCCAATGTAGCTATACCGAGTAATCAAGTATCACATAAATCAGGTGTGCAGAAGAATCTTGAGATCAAGCCTGAAAAGCCCAATGTGGTTATACCAAGTAATCAAGGATCACATAAATCAGGTGTGCAAAAGGATCTTGAGATTAAGCCTGGAAAGCCCAGTGTAGTTATACTGAGTAATCAAGGATCACATAAATCAGAAGGAATGACCGATAACTGTGATACTAGGATGCCACACGTGATAACACATTTCTTCCATACTACTTGTGATAAAAAAAGGACTATGCACAGCAGTTCCCTAGAGTTCGAAAAACCAAAGATCGTCGAGTCAAAGATAAAAGAGACTTTTGTGGTTCCAGGAAAACAGAAGAATGCAAATTCACTGGAATCAAAGAAACGAAAATGCAATAATACAATCAGGCAGCAATTTGGTAAAGGTAAGAAAGAGTTCATGGTGGCTAGTGCATGGCTGGGTTATTATGCGGATGAAGAAAGCGACGAAGATATAGAGCCTTTGATCAACAAGAGAACGGAGAGAAGGAAAAGGCAAAAGATACTGAAGAAGACAATGGCTGCAACCCGAGAAAACATAGCCTTTGCAACTCTCCCTCTTGATCCAAGTAGGTCCCAGAAAGGCAGTGCCAAAGACTTCTCGTTGGTGCCTCATGAAAATTGTGATGGTGGAGCTCAGATTGTCAATGTCGAGAATGTTTCTGCAATTGATTCAGATGAAATTCTTGACGCTGAACCTCTTGATCATTCTGCACCTCTCCCGTTACCTGGTTTGCCTTACGCATCGCCCTCGAAATCACCAGCTCAAGACATTGTGATATACATCTCAGACGATTCAGATTAG
- the LOC109727124 gene encoding ubiquitin receptor RAD23d-like: MKIFVKTLKGSNFEIEVKPKDTVADVKMIIETNQGQNVYPADQQMLIHQGKVLKDDTTLDDNKISENSFIVIMLSKGKGTSSGASSVSTAPSTQRKSLSTGAAPTVPANEPPPTSTVPPVPSTTASATTQAPAATLQPPPASAPTPTATAAPAPAVSVSTEVDAYGQAASNLIAGGKLEQTIQQILDMGGGTWDRDTVVRALRAAYNNPERAVEYLYSGIPENVEAPPAARAPASGQPANPSVQASQQPQPAVPSSGPNANPLDLFPQGLPSFPSNAAGSLDMIRNSPQFRNLLTLVQANPQILQPMLQELGKQNPQILRLIQENQAEFLRLINEPAEGAEGDLLGRLAGEIPQALQVTPQDREAIERLEAMGFDRQLVLEVFFACNRNEELAANYLLDHMHEFEEQ; encoded by the exons atGAAGATCTTCGTGAAGACGCTGAAGGGTTCGAACTTCGAGATCGAAGTGAAGCCCAAAGACACG GTTGCCGATGTGAAAATGATTATTGAGACTAATCAAGGCCAGAATGTGTACCCAGCCGATCAGCAAATGCTCATACATCAAGGGAAAGTTCTAAAGGATGATACCACATTGgatgataataaaatttctgaaaatagTTTTATCGTTATAATGTTGTCAAAG GGTAAGGGCACATCGAGCGGAGCTTCATCCGTGTCCACTGCACCTTCAACTCAG AGGAAGAGCTTATCCACTGGGGCTGCACCAACTGTGCCCGCTAATGAG CCGCCCCCTACTAGTACGGTACCTCCTGTCCCTTCAACAACGGCATCAGCAACAACTCAAGCACCGGCAGCAACTTTGCAACC GCCACCTGCAAGTGCACCTACTCCAACTGCCACAGCTGCCCCTGCTCCTGCTGTCAGTGTATC CACTGAAGTTGATGCATATGGTCAAGCCGCTTCAAATCTCATTGCAGGCGGCAAGTTGGAACAAACTATCCAACAAATTCTTGACATGGGTGGGGGGACATGGGACAGAGACACTGTTGTTCGTGCTCTTCGTGCGGCATACAACAACCCTGAGAGAGCTGTTGAATATCTATATTCT GGTATTCCTGAGAATGTTGAAGCACCTCCTGCTGCTAGAGCGCCTGCAAGTGGCCAACCAGCTAATCCCTCAGTTCAAGCTTCGCAACAACCTCAACCCGCAGTTCCTTCCAGTGGGCCCAATGCCAATCCGCTGGACCTCTTTCCTCAG GGTCTTCCAAGTTTTCCATCAAATGCCGCAGGCAGCCTTGATATGATACGCAATAGTCCCCAG TTCCGAAACTTGCTGACGCTAGTGCAGGCTAATCCTCAGATCCTACAG CCAATGCTTCAAGAACTCGGAAAACAAAATCCTCAGATTTTGCGGCTGATTCAGGAAAATCAAGCTGAGTTTCTGCGGCTGATTAATGAACCTGCTGAGGGAGCAGAGGG GGATTTACTAGGTCGGTTAGCAGGTGAAATACCACAAGCCCTACAAGTTACTCCACAGGACCGAGAAGCCATCGAGCGT CTTGAAGCAATGGGCTTTGACCGTCAACTGGTTTTGGAGGTGTTCTTTGCCTGCAACAGGAATGAGGAGTTGGCCGCAAACTATCTTCTGGATCACATGCACGAGTTCGAAGAACAATGA
- the LOC109726222 gene encoding cytokinin hydroxylase-like gives MESVVQLCSTLALLLFLFFLLKATWVTVTCYYVTPMRIRRFMAKQGVYGPRPRFLVGNLKDVAALVAKATAADMESISHDIVGRLMPHYALWSKIYGKRFIYWYGSEPRLCLTETDTIKELLSSRFVQLTGKSWLQRQGSKHFIGQGLLMANGANWFHQRHVVAPAFMADKLKGHVGYMVECTKQAIKSLREAMESRGDSEVEIGGYLTRLTGDIIARTEFDSSYETGRQIFHLLERLQRLTAQSSRYLWIPGSRFFPSKYKREIRKLKREVEGLLMGIIQSRKEWAEVGRTSSYGKGLLGMLLAETQKHKQKQKQGQNKDQDGLGYSLQLVMDECKTFFFAGHETSALLLTWTVMLLATNPMWQERARAEVAQVCGGDPPSADQLPRLNLLHMIINESLRLYPPATLLPRMAFEDIKLGDLHIPKGLSVWIPVLAIHHDEEIWGKDVHEFNPERFAGRSFALTRNFLPFASGPRNCVGQAYAMMEAKIILAMLLSNFSFTISKNYRHAPINVLTLKPKYGVPVYLTPLRS, from the exons ATGGAGAGTGTAGTACAACTATGCTCTACCTTAGCCCTTCTccttttcttgttcttcttaTTGAAGGCTACGTGGGTCACAGTCACCTGCTACTATGTAACACCCATGCGTATTCGGAGATTCATGGCGAAGCAAGGGGTTTACGGCCCGAGGCCGCGGTTTCTCGTGGGCAATCTCAAGGACGTCGCCGCCCTCGTCGCGAAGGCCACCGCCGCGGACATGGAGAGCATCAGCCACGACATTGTCGGCCGCCTCATGCCCCATTACGCCCTCTGGTCCAAAATCTACG GTAAGAGGTTTATATACTGGTACGGGAGCGAGCCGCGGCTGTGCCTGACGGAGACCGACACGATCAAGGAGCTGCTGTCGTCGAGATTCGTGCAGCTCACGGGGAAGTCGTGGCTGCAGCGGCAGGGGTCGAAGCACTTCATCGGCCAGGGCCTGCTGATGGCCAACGGCGCCAACTGGTTCCACCAGCGTCACGTCGTGGCCCCGGCCTTCATGGCCGATAAGCTCAaa GGCCATGTTGGGTACATGGTGGAGTGCACTAAGCAGGCGATCAAGTCGCTCCGCGAAGCGATGGAGTCGCGGGGCGACAGCGAGGTGGAGATCGGGGGCTACCTGACCCGGCTGACGGGGGACATCATAGCGCGGACGGAGTTCGACAGCAGCTACGAGACCGGGAGGCAGATCTTCCACCTCCTGGAGCGGCTGCAACGCCTCACCGCGCAGTCGAGCCGCTATCTGTGGATACCCGGCAGCCG GTTCTTTCCGAGcaagtacaagagagagattAGGAAGCTGAAAAGAGAGGTAGAGGGATTGTTGATGGGAATAATACAGAGCAGAAAAGAGTGGGCAGAGGTAGGGAGGACGTCATCGTACGGGAAAGGGCTTCTGGGGATGCTTCTCGCGGAGACGCAGAAGCATaagcaaaagcagaagcaggGCCAAAATAAGGACCAGGACGGGTTGGGTTACAGTCTGCAGCTGGTGATGGATGAGTGTAAGACGTTCTTTTTCGCGGGCCACGAGACGTCCGCGCTGCTGCTGACGTGGACGGTGATGCTGCTCGCGACGAATCCGATGTGGCAGGAGAGGGCCCGCGCAGAGGTGGCGCAGGTCTGCGGCGGCGATCCCCCCTCCGCCGACCAGCTCCCCAGGCTCAATCtg cTGCATATGATAATTAATGAGTCATTGAGGTTGTACCCTCCCGCGACGCTTCTACCTCGAATGGCATTCGAAGACATAAAGCTCGGAGACCTCCACATTCCCAAGGGCTTATCTGTTTGGATTCCGGTGCTCGCGATACACCACGACGAGGAGATTTGGGGGAAGGACGTGCACGAATTCAACCCCGAGAGGTTCGCGGGGCGATCGTTTGCCCTTACTCGCAACTTCTTGCCCTTTGCTTCTGGCCCGCGTAACTGCGTGGGCCAGGCCTACGCTATGATGGAAGCCAAGATCATTCTCGCAATGCTTCTCTCTAACTTTAGCTTCACCATATCGAAGAACTATCGGCACGCCCCGATCAACGTCCTGACCCTCAAGCCGAAGTACGGGGTGCCGGTTTACTTGACACCTCTTAGGTCGTAG